The proteins below are encoded in one region of Desulfosalsimonas propionicica:
- a CDS encoding chloride channel protein, translating to MDDRLLLIAIGALVGVCSGLAAVALNTGLHFMAGALSGLRAHWWLFVLPGIGAMLSSLFLEKAIREGAGHGVPEVVYSVSRHGGLMRLRSAFSRLISSCLTIGSGGSAGPEAPVVMSGASIGSNVAQFFSLNERQRIALVGCGSAGALAAIFNAPIAGLVFTIEIIVGEWSARNIVPIAVASVAGAQVSRLLQGNQIAFTHLRFEVGITATLAAIGLAVVTALVSIALTRALRGSHHVSGKLPLPFWVRAFLGGCVVGAIGLVLPEVLGEGYHSIRQMVEGSFAPGLGLVFLLVAAKIAATSFTLGWGGSGGIFAPCLVIGSFSGLMYHRFLEMLWPGLSLVNEGCFALLGMAGLVSGILQAPLTGIFLIVEITGGYETILPLILVSALSTTICHAWEPASFYFRDLVEKGQYLRPRTDAKVLADLSIAELVETDCKTVPRSMRLGEFIRVIQQSHRNYFPVVDPETGQFEGMIHLDDIRPYLFDPLLYETVFLEQIMETDVETVDIHDELSVVLARMDAKGLFSMPVVSADRFIGMISKATLLDKYRNELMVQTLH from the coding sequence ATGGACGACCGCCTGCTGCTGATCGCCATCGGCGCCCTGGTGGGCGTGTGCAGCGGTCTGGCAGCAGTGGCGCTGAATACCGGACTTCATTTCATGGCCGGGGCTTTGTCCGGGTTGCGCGCCCACTGGTGGCTGTTTGTGCTGCCGGGCATCGGGGCCATGCTGTCCTCGCTGTTTCTTGAAAAGGCGATCCGGGAAGGCGCCGGCCACGGCGTGCCCGAGGTGGTTTACAGTGTATCGCGCCACGGCGGTCTGATGCGGCTGCGTTCAGCTTTTTCCCGGCTGATTTCCTCGTGCCTGACCATCGGCAGCGGCGGTTCGGCCGGCCCGGAAGCTCCCGTGGTCATGAGCGGGGCATCCATCGGCTCCAATGTTGCCCAGTTTTTTTCCTTAAACGAGCGCCAGCGCATCGCTCTTGTCGGTTGTGGTTCTGCGGGGGCGCTGGCGGCCATTTTCAACGCCCCCATCGCCGGGCTGGTGTTTACCATTGAAATTATCGTGGGCGAGTGGTCCGCCCGCAATATTGTCCCCATTGCCGTGGCTTCCGTTGCCGGCGCCCAAGTCAGCCGGCTGCTTCAGGGCAACCAGATTGCATTTACCCACCTTCGCTTTGAGGTGGGAATTACGGCCACGCTTGCCGCCATCGGCCTGGCTGTTGTCACCGCCCTTGTCTCCATTGCCCTGACCCGGGCTTTGCGGGGCTCCCACCATGTTTCCGGAAAACTTCCGCTGCCCTTCTGGGTGCGGGCCTTTTTGGGCGGATGCGTGGTGGGGGCAATCGGGCTGGTGCTGCCGGAAGTGCTCGGCGAGGGGTACCATTCCATCCGCCAGATGGTGGAGGGCTCCTTTGCGCCGGGCCTGGGTCTGGTGTTTTTGCTGGTGGCCGCCAAGATCGCGGCCACGTCTTTTACCCTGGGCTGGGGCGGATCCGGGGGCATATTTGCCCCGTGCCTTGTCATCGGCAGTTTTTCCGGGCTCATGTATCACCGGTTTCTGGAAATGCTCTGGCCGGGGTTGTCTTTGGTCAATGAGGGATGTTTTGCGCTTCTGGGAATGGCCGGCCTGGTCAGCGGGATTCTGCAGGCGCCTTTGACCGGCATTTTTCTGATTGTTGAGATTACCGGCGGATATGAGACCATTCTGCCGCTGATCCTTGTCTCGGCCCTGTCCACAACCATTTGCCATGCCTGGGAGCCGGCATCCTTTTATTTCCGGGACCTGGTGGAAAAGGGGCAATACCTGCGTCCCAGAACCGATGCCAAGGTGCTGGCGGATTTAAGCATTGCCGAACTCGTGGAAACCGACTGCAAAACAGTGCCCCGCAGCATGCGCCTCGGCGAGTTCATCCGGGTGATCCAGCAGTCCCACAGAAATTATTTCCCTGTTGTGGATCCGGAAACCGGGCAGTTTGAAGGCATGATCCATCTCGACGATATCCGTCCGTACCTTTTTGATCCGCTGCTCTATGAAACGGTTTTTCTGGAGCAGATCATGGAGACAGACGTTGAGACTGTCGATATTCATGATGAGCTTTCAGTGGTGCTTGCCCGAATGGATGCAAAGGGCTTGTTCAGCATGCCGGTGGTATCGGCCGACCGGTTTATCGGTATGATTTCCAAGGCCACCCTGCTGGATAAGTATAGAAACGAATTAATGGTCCAGACCCTTCACTGA
- a CDS encoding universal stress protein: MEMQMLHIFRNTPLGREMLLQSAYFCKQLEILPLIYIPDYVKFLMYFENDVVQVDLDASYLKAPDSAKAHASEIIQGMGLPQPRFFTPKHFTASTLPDLPVDFDFMCCPRSISDLSSKIGLGYIGPRVRRIVKSARFPVLIPSAVYKPWTSIAVLFGGSSNAVKALRLGIRLSRRCGLPLDVFSHPENRSQKDYENIIQEAGLKDDFDNYVRTWRISESRPFQENLYEIPHDALLVLGAYGHGLIKELLFGSTMEIVQTVTPNSMLIVGPNYRAVI; this comes from the coding sequence ATGGAAATGCAGATGCTCCACATTTTCCGAAACACCCCCCTGGGCAGGGAAATGCTGCTGCAATCGGCTTATTTTTGCAAACAGCTGGAGATCCTGCCGCTGATCTACATTCCCGATTATGTCAAGTTTTTGATGTATTTTGAAAACGACGTGGTTCAGGTGGATCTGGATGCCTCCTATTTAAAGGCCCCGGACAGCGCAAAAGCGCATGCCTCCGAGATCATCCAGGGCATGGGCCTGCCGCAGCCCAGGTTTTTTACCCCCAAACATTTTACCGCCTCCACCCTGCCGGATCTTCCCGTGGATTTTGATTTCATGTGCTGTCCCAGAAGCATCTCGGATCTGTCTTCGAAAATCGGCCTGGGATATATCGGTCCCCGGGTGCGGCGCATTGTCAAATCCGCCCGGTTTCCCGTTCTGATCCCAAGCGCGGTTTACAAGCCATGGACAAGCATTGCCGTGCTGTTTGGCGGCTCTTCCAACGCGGTCAAGGCATTGCGCCTGGGAATCCGCCTCAGCCGCCGGTGCGGTCTGCCGTTGGACGTGTTTTCCCATCCGGAAAACCGTTCCCAAAAGGATTACGAAAACATTATCCAGGAGGCGGGACTAAAGGACGATTTTGACAACTACGTGCGCACATGGCGAATTTCTGAAAGCCGCCCCTTTCAGGAAAACCTCTATGAAATCCCACACGATGCCCTGCTGGTTCTGGGCGCCTACGGTCACGGCTTAATCAAGGAGCTGCTTTTCGGCTCCACCATGGAAATCGTGCAGACGGTTACGCCCAACAGTATGCTGATTGTGGGCCCCAATTACCGGGCAGTCATCTGA
- the recR gene encoding recombination mediator RecR: MKHYPEAMYRLIRQFCKLPGIGQKSAERFAMYLLSAPDTEVAALSKSIGELKKQVTVCKTCFCLSDQETCAICRDPGRDSGLVCVVESPADMAAIEKSGAFTGVYHVLQGLISPMDGIGPEEIRIRELVARVRAGTVKEVVIATSTSVEGEATADYIDKALKSFEVNVTRIASGVPMGGELKYIDQVTLKKAMEARRAV; the protein is encoded by the coding sequence ATGAAACACTATCCAGAAGCCATGTACCGCCTTATCCGGCAGTTCTGCAAACTGCCCGGAATCGGGCAGAAATCCGCGGAGCGCTTTGCCATGTACCTGCTGAGCGCACCGGATACTGAAGTCGCAGCCCTTTCCAAGAGCATCGGGGAGCTGAAAAAACAGGTCACGGTCTGCAAGACCTGTTTCTGCTTAAGCGATCAGGAAACCTGCGCCATTTGCCGGGATCCGGGCCGGGACAGCGGCCTTGTCTGCGTTGTGGAAAGCCCTGCGGACATGGCGGCAATTGAAAAATCCGGCGCATTTACCGGGGTCTACCATGTGCTTCAAGGGCTGATTTCTCCCATGGACGGTATCGGTCCGGAAGAAATCCGCATCCGGGAACTTGTTGCCCGGGTACGCGCAGGCACTGTCAAAGAAGTGGTGATTGCCACCAGCACCAGCGTGGAGGGCGAGGCCACGGCCGACTATATTGACAAGGCCTTAAAATCATTTGAGGTCAATGTCACCCGCATTGCTTCCGGGGTTCCCATGGGCGGGGAACTCAAGTATATCGACCAGGTGACCCTGAAAAAAGCCATGGAGGCCCGGCGTGCGGTCTGA
- the dnaX gene encoding DNA polymerase III subunit gamma/tau, with protein sequence MHQQAGIEGTAGMAYLVFARKYRPQQFDDVIGQAHITRSLANAVTTGRLAHAILFSGPRGTGKTTVARILAKCVNCHNGPTDKPCNQCPSCREITTSSAADVFEIDGASNNKVENVRELRETAKYKPSSSPYKIFIIDEVHMLSDAAFNALLKTLEEPPAHVLFFFATTEPNKIPVTILSRCQRYDFRRVAIDDITAHMAEICRQEQMQISQNALAVIAREADGSIRDGLSLLDQIVTCSSEQVSDEQVVEMLGVIDRQVLFDAADGLFSGNAAALVGICDALYRQGRHLLRFYSELIVHFRNLLLIKMGGAEKSLTDVPEHEKKQMAKQVEHVSEPYLSQIVNTLFSDEWRIRQSVSPRHALEMTFFKLLQIRPAMSMDTLIEKLDQLRQEMGGALPVNAVPEAPSEPRNPEPAALPENLHPGPEPEPEPDPETAPEPAPEPAPEPDGPETPSTPEDPAAGYETNEALWAALKNHIAAQKPSLAACMGESQLREINGSRLVIDIKSSGSNIELLDRKKSITRMEQLCSEFLKKNVRVELNISREANHSEKRKQEAKTLREEALNHPLVDAAVKTFNGKIVDIKILPAGGNAQ encoded by the coding sequence ATGCATCAACAAGCAGGGATTGAAGGCACCGCCGGCATGGCTTATCTGGTTTTTGCACGCAAATACCGTCCGCAGCAGTTTGACGATGTCATCGGTCAGGCCCATATCACCCGCAGCCTGGCCAATGCGGTCACCACCGGACGTCTGGCTCATGCCATTTTGTTTTCCGGCCCCAGGGGCACGGGCAAAACCACTGTTGCGCGAATCCTGGCAAAATGCGTCAATTGTCACAACGGTCCCACGGACAAACCCTGCAACCAATGTCCCTCCTGCCGGGAAATCACTACCAGCAGCGCTGCTGACGTGTTTGAAATCGACGGGGCCTCCAACAACAAGGTGGAAAACGTCCGGGAACTTCGGGAAACCGCCAAATACAAGCCCTCTTCCAGCCCGTATAAAATTTTTATCATCGATGAAGTCCACATGCTCAGTGATGCGGCATTCAACGCCCTGTTAAAAACCCTGGAAGAGCCACCGGCCCATGTGCTGTTTTTCTTTGCCACCACAGAGCCCAACAAAATCCCGGTCACCATCCTTTCCCGGTGCCAGCGCTACGACTTCAGGCGGGTGGCCATTGACGACATCACAGCCCACATGGCGGAAATCTGCAGGCAGGAGCAAATGCAGATCAGTCAAAACGCCCTGGCTGTTATTGCCCGGGAGGCAGACGGCAGCATTCGCGACGGGTTAAGCCTGCTCGACCAGATTGTGACCTGCAGTTCCGAACAGGTTTCAGATGAGCAGGTGGTGGAAATGCTCGGGGTCATTGACCGCCAGGTGCTTTTTGATGCCGCAGACGGCCTTTTTTCCGGCAATGCCGCCGCCCTTGTGGGCATCTGTGATGCCCTGTACCGCCAGGGCAGGCATTTGCTGCGGTTTTATTCCGAGCTGATCGTGCATTTCAGAAACCTGCTGCTGATCAAAATGGGCGGGGCGGAAAAAAGCCTTACAGACGTTCCCGAACATGAAAAAAAACAAATGGCCAAACAGGTGGAACATGTCAGCGAGCCCTATCTCAGCCAGATCGTCAACACCCTGTTTTCCGACGAGTGGCGGATCAGACAGTCTGTCTCACCCAGACATGCGCTGGAGATGACCTTTTTCAAGCTCCTGCAGATCCGGCCGGCCATGTCTATGGACACGCTCATTGAAAAACTCGACCAGCTCAGACAGGAAATGGGCGGAGCTCTTCCGGTAAATGCCGTGCCTGAGGCGCCATCCGAACCCCGGAACCCGGAGCCCGCGGCTTTACCAGAAAACCTGCATCCCGGCCCTGAGCCTGAGCCGGAGCCTGATCCGGAAACTGCACCTGAGCCAGCACCTGAGCCGGCGCCGGAACCCGACGGCCCGGAAACACCGTCAACACCCGAAGACCCGGCTGCCGGCTATGAAACCAACGAGGCATTGTGGGCGGCATTAAAAAACCATATTGCAGCCCAAAAACCGTCTCTGGCCGCATGCATGGGCGAAAGCCAACTCCGGGAGATAAACGGCAGCCGCCTGGTCATTGATATCAAGTCATCAGGCAGCAACATCGAACTCCTTGACCGGAAAAAAAGCATCACCCGAATGGAGCAGCTCTGCAGCGAATTTCTGAAAAAAAATGTCCGGGTGGAGCTCAATATTTCCAGAGAAGCCAACCACTCGGAAAAACGCAAACAGGAAGCCAAAACCCTCAGGGAAGAGGCATTAAACCACCCCCTGGTGGATGCGGCAGTCAAAACATTTAACGGCAAAATTGTAGATATCAAAATATTGCCCGCAGGAGGAAATGCACAATGA
- a CDS encoding YkgJ family cysteine cluster protein, with product MRSEITPEDLFECQQCGQCCHGYGGTYISRTDIENIAAYLGISEAVFLCRYCTPSAGGYVLAQKDDGFCVFWDQLCTIHPVKPRMCRAWPFIENLLKNPAGWDVMAEACPGMRTGFDKNDILRCVREKLHERDAMRNRQSESPADGKSS from the coding sequence GTGCGGTCTGAAATTACCCCGGAAGACCTGTTTGAATGCCAACAGTGCGGCCAGTGCTGCCATGGTTACGGGGGCACCTATATTAGCCGCACCGACATTGAAAACATTGCCGCATACCTGGGCATTTCAGAAGCCGTTTTTCTCTGCCGGTACTGCACACCATCTGCCGGCGGCTATGTTCTGGCGCAAAAGGACGACGGATTCTGCGTGTTCTGGGATCAGCTCTGCACCATCCACCCGGTCAAACCCCGAATGTGCCGTGCCTGGCCGTTTATTGAAAACCTGTTGAAAAACCCCGCTGGCTGGGACGTGATGGCCGAAGCCTGCCCGGGCATGCGCACGGGATTTGACAAAAACGACATCCTGCGCTGCGTGCGGGAAAAACTCCACGAACGCGACGCCATGCGAAACCGGCAATCCGAATCGCCAGCTGACGGAAAAAGCTCATGA
- the htpG gene encoding molecular chaperone HtpG has protein sequence MTPKAETYEFQTEVKQLLNIIINSLYSNKEIFLRELISNASDAIDKASFQAQTDPDILGDDTEFKIKLAADKENKTLTVSDNGIGMTKDEVKENLGTIAKSGTAAFLEALEKSRKEDALTPELIGQFGVGFYSAFIAADKVTVVTRAAGEQSATRWESAGDGSYTIEETDKPGRGTDVILHLSPKVLEDEDFTEEWTIRRIVKRHSDFVRYPVVMDVEREEPETDADGNPVEGGEKKKVVREETLNSMKAIWAKNKNEITDEEYNDFYSHICHDWNPPLDRMHIKLEGMTEYTALLYIPSQAPFDLFSPERQHGVQLYSRRVFIMENCRELLPEYLRFIRGVVDAPDLNLNISRELLQQDALVRNIRKNLVKKILEKLENMDGDTFEKFYNEFGAVLKEGVYSDFENRDRLTKLIRYKTTKSEDKWRSLTEYVNDMKSDQNHIYYITGDNLSAMLNSPHLEALKEKDYEVLLMTDPVDEFVVQTLTEFEGKTLQSAEKGDLDIDETDEKQSETYADLFTKIQGYLDETVKSVKPSSHLKNSVSCLSGDAYDMSAYMEKLLKASGQTVPQSKRILELNTSHPVMEKIRQIHENSPDDESLKDYSHLLYDLAVIAEGGKVENPSRFNKMVGDLMAGAIGSKAA, from the coding sequence ATGACACCAAAAGCCGAAACCTATGAATTTCAAACCGAAGTCAAGCAACTGCTCAACATTATCATCAATTCCCTGTATTCCAACAAGGAGATTTTTCTCAGGGAACTGATTTCAAACGCATCAGACGCCATTGACAAGGCCAGCTTTCAGGCCCAGACCGATCCGGACATTCTCGGCGATGACACGGAATTTAAAATCAAGCTGGCCGCCGACAAGGAAAACAAAACCCTGACTGTTTCGGACAACGGCATCGGCATGACAAAAGACGAGGTCAAGGAAAACCTGGGAACAATCGCCAAAAGCGGCACTGCGGCGTTTTTGGAGGCTCTTGAAAAATCCAGGAAGGAAGACGCCCTGACCCCGGAACTCATCGGCCAGTTCGGCGTGGGTTTTTACAGCGCGTTTATCGCTGCCGACAAGGTCACGGTGGTCACCCGGGCGGCCGGCGAGCAAAGCGCAACCCGTTGGGAATCAGCCGGAGACGGATCCTATACCATCGAAGAAACCGACAAGCCGGGCCGCGGCACGGACGTGATCCTGCATCTTTCCCCAAAGGTCCTGGAAGACGAGGATTTCACGGAGGAATGGACAATCCGGCGCATTGTCAAGCGCCATTCGGATTTTGTGCGCTACCCCGTGGTCATGGACGTGGAGCGCGAGGAACCCGAAACCGACGCAGACGGCAATCCCGTTGAAGGCGGGGAGAAGAAAAAAGTTGTCCGGGAAGAAACCCTGAATTCCATGAAGGCCATCTGGGCCAAAAACAAAAACGAGATCACCGACGAGGAATACAACGACTTTTATTCCCATATCTGCCATGACTGGAACCCGCCTCTGGATCGGATGCACATCAAGCTCGAGGGAATGACCGAATACACCGCCCTGCTCTACATCCCGTCCCAGGCGCCCTTTGACCTGTTTTCCCCGGAGCGGCAGCACGGGGTTCAGCTTTACAGCCGGCGAGTTTTTATCATGGAAAACTGCCGGGAACTGCTCCCCGAATATCTGCGGTTTATCCGCGGAGTGGTGGATGCCCCGGACCTGAATTTAAACATCAGCCGGGAACTGCTCCAGCAGGATGCCCTGGTGCGCAACATCCGCAAGAACCTGGTCAAAAAGATTCTTGAAAAACTCGAAAACATGGATGGCGACACCTTTGAAAAATTCTACAATGAATTCGGTGCGGTGTTAAAAGAAGGGGTTTATTCGGACTTTGAAAACCGCGACCGGCTCACAAAGCTGATCCGTTACAAGACCACCAAGTCAGAAGACAAATGGCGCTCATTGACCGAGTATGTCAATGACATGAAATCCGACCAGAATCACATCTATTACATCACGGGCGACAACTTAAGCGCCATGCTAAACAGCCCGCATTTGGAAGCCCTCAAGGAAAAGGACTATGAAGTCCTGCTCATGACCGACCCGGTAGATGAATTCGTTGTGCAGACACTGACGGAATTTGAGGGCAAAACCCTGCAAAGCGCGGAAAAAGGCGATCTCGACATTGACGAAACAGATGAAAAACAATCCGAAACCTACGCGGATCTGTTTACCAAAATCCAGGGCTATCTGGATGAAACAGTCAAATCGGTAAAGCCCTCCTCGCACCTGAAAAACTCGGTTTCCTGTCTTTCCGGGGATGCATATGACATGAGCGCATACATGGAAAAGCTGCTCAAGGCTTCGGGCCAGACCGTACCTCAGTCCAAACGGATACTGGAGCTAAACACCAGCCATCCGGTCATGGAAAAAATCCGGCAGATCCATGAAAACAGCCCGGATGACGAGTCGCTGAAGGATTACAGCCACCTGCTCTATGACCTGGCGGTCATTGCCGAAGGCGGAAAGGTGGAAAACCCGTCGCGCTTTAACAAAATGGTGGGCGATCTCATGGCCGGGGCCATCGGGTCCAAAGCCGCATAA
- a CDS encoding YbaB/EbfC family nucleoid-associated protein — MKNMGKLMKQAQQMQEKMTKLQEEMADKTIEATAGGGMVKAVANGRQQVVSIQIEKEVVDPEDVEMLQDLVLAAVNDALGRAQEMVSEEMNKLTGGMNLPGMM; from the coding sequence ATGAAGAATATGGGAAAACTCATGAAGCAGGCCCAGCAGATGCAGGAGAAAATGACCAAGCTGCAGGAGGAAATGGCCGACAAAACCATCGAAGCCACAGCCGGCGGAGGCATGGTCAAGGCCGTGGCCAACGGCAGGCAGCAGGTGGTCTCCATTCAGATCGAAAAGGAAGTGGTGGACCCCGAGGATGTGGAAATGCTCCAGGACCTTGTGCTCGCAGCGGTCAACGACGCCCTTGGCCGCGCCCAGGAAATGGTTTCCGAGGAAATGAACAAGCTCACCGGCGGCATGAATCTTCCGGGCATGATGTAA
- a CDS encoding PTS sugar transporter subunit IIA, with translation MELKLNEFAHCLQMPVTTIERWIRQGRIPVKKVGDACVFSETALKKWARTHNLSFCLPGEKQEEKPDPKMETLSEAIGRGGIYYDIAGDTVEQVIDSAVSAMQQVGSETARRVLYESLVAREQMMSTGIGNGVAVPHPRTPLSNSGIADQMAACFLEKPVDFKAVDKKPVHVLFVLVATTARQHLHLLSRLSFCLRDNSFLTLLSQRPEPETLRKKMAEFDQRLNNGE, from the coding sequence ATGGAGCTGAAGTTAAACGAGTTTGCACACTGTTTGCAGATGCCGGTGACCACCATTGAACGGTGGATCCGCCAGGGACGCATCCCGGTGAAAAAAGTCGGGGACGCATGTGTTTTCTCCGAGACCGCGCTGAAAAAATGGGCCCGGACCCATAACCTGTCGTTTTGTCTTCCCGGTGAAAAACAGGAGGAAAAACCGGATCCCAAGATGGAAACCCTTTCAGAGGCCATTGGCCGCGGGGGCATCTATTACGACATTGCCGGTGATACCGTGGAACAGGTCATTGATTCGGCGGTATCAGCCATGCAGCAGGTCGGCTCCGAGACTGCCCGGCGAGTGCTTTATGAAAGTCTGGTGGCAAGAGAGCAGATGATGTCAACGGGCATCGGCAACGGTGTTGCCGTACCCCATCCCCGCACACCCCTTAGCAACAGCGGCATTGCCGACCAGATGGCAGCCTGTTTTCTGGAAAAGCCGGTTGATTTCAAGGCTGTGGACAAAAAGCCGGTACACGTGCTTTTTGTGCTGGTGGCCACAACGGCCCGGCAGCATCTGCACCTTCTTTCCCGGCTGTCTTTCTGTCTAAGGGACAATTCGTTTCTGACCCTTCTGTCCCAGCGGCCTGAGCCTGAAACCCTCAGAAAAAAAATGGCAGAATTTGACCAGCGTTTAAACAACGGTGAATAA
- the murI gene encoding glutamate racemase, translating to MIGIFDSGIGGLTVVRAVMDALPDHDIVYFGDTARTPYGNKSGRTVVEYSIQNTEFLIEKGAKIIVMACNTASSVATQTLQERFDLPIYEVISPAVDLALEQTRKNIIGVIGTRATIESGIYEEKIRRRSAEAKVHSTACPLLVPLVEEGWTDKPETRMIVKKYVHPLKVRQIDTLILGCTHYPVIKPIIARKIGKKVRIIDSSVALAGQIRQFLTDNPETDARLGKNGTTRFYVSDITRQFQKTAKSVIRRPIELNRVDLQL from the coding sequence ATGATCGGCATATTTGACTCCGGCATCGGCGGGCTCACCGTGGTTCGTGCGGTCATGGATGCGCTCCCCGACCATGACATTGTTTATTTCGGGGATACGGCCCGGACGCCGTACGGCAACAAAAGCGGCCGCACAGTGGTGGAATATTCCATCCAGAACACGGAGTTTCTGATTGAAAAAGGGGCCAAAATCATTGTCATGGCCTGCAACACCGCCTCCAGCGTGGCCACCCAAACCCTCCAGGAGCGCTTTGACCTGCCCATTTATGAAGTCATCAGCCCGGCCGTGGACCTGGCCCTGGAACAGACGCGCAAAAACATCATCGGCGTGATCGGCACCCGGGCCACCATTGAAAGCGGCATCTACGAGGAAAAAATCCGCCGGCGCAGTGCTGAAGCAAAAGTTCACTCCACGGCCTGCCCCCTGTTGGTGCCCCTGGTGGAGGAAGGCTGGACAGACAAGCCTGAAACCCGTATGATTGTCAAAAAATACGTCCATCCCTTAAAGGTCAGACAGATTGACACCCTGATTCTCGGCTGCACCCATTATCCGGTCATCAAACCGATCATCGCCCGTAAAATCGGCAAAAAGGTACGCATCATCGACTCCTCTGTGGCCCTGGCCGGCCAGATCCGGCAGTTTTTAACAGACAACCCGGAAACAGATGCCAGGCTGGGCAAAAACGGCACAACCCGGTTTTACGTATCTGATATCACCCGCCAATTTCAGAAAACTGCAAAAAGTGTGATCCGGCGGCCCATTGAATTAAACCGGGTGGATCTCCAGCTCTGA
- a CDS encoding rhomboid family intramembrane serine protease translates to MIELYDNMSADSADLCGLILKASGIPFRVRKDSNGWGIWVAARDFSRARCAVDSYFRENRPSDVIDQNPLPEQDHGYAGIWTAAFMAAVYAGVSRTADIHAVWNDFGASAWKIMDGEFYRTVTALMLHADAVHLLGNMAGLAVFATAVCHVAGWGAGMLMILAAGAGGNMVNAVMYESGHVSIGASTAVFGAIGILSGYQFLRRRVVFRKKAGAWLPLACGLALLGFLGAGEHVDLAAHLFGFLVGIFIGIGYAGVHKTISTRGQRLCMAVCSAVVAGAWAVGTWKQLF, encoded by the coding sequence ATGATAGAACTCTATGATAACATGTCCGCTGACAGTGCGGATTTGTGCGGATTGATTTTGAAGGCCTCCGGGATTCCCTTTCGGGTGCGCAAAGACAGCAATGGGTGGGGTATATGGGTTGCGGCCCGGGATTTTTCCCGTGCGCGGTGTGCCGTGGACAGCTATTTCCGGGAAAACCGGCCGTCTGATGTTATTGATCAAAACCCGCTGCCGGAGCAGGATCACGGATATGCGGGCATTTGGACAGCAGCGTTCATGGCGGCGGTGTATGCGGGTGTTTCCCGCACAGCCGATATCCATGCGGTTTGGAACGATTTCGGGGCTTCTGCATGGAAAATTATGGACGGCGAGTTTTACCGTACTGTGACCGCCCTGATGCTGCATGCCGATGCCGTGCATCTGCTCGGCAATATGGCCGGATTGGCCGTGTTTGCCACGGCTGTCTGCCACGTGGCCGGATGGGGAGCGGGCATGCTCATGATCCTGGCCGCCGGCGCCGGGGGAAATATGGTCAATGCCGTGATGTATGAATCCGGTCACGTGTCCATCGGCGCATCCACAGCCGTGTTCGGCGCCATTGGCATTTTGTCGGGTTACCAGTTTCTGCGCCGGCGTGTTGTATTCCGGAAAAAGGCGGGAGCCTGGCTGCCCCTGGCCTGCGGCCTGGCATTGCTGGGGTTTCTGGGCGCAGGTGAGCACGTGGATCTGGCTGCCCACTTGTTTGGATTTCTTGTTGGCATATTTATCGGAATCGGATATGCCGGGGTCCATAAAACCATCAGCACCCGGGGCCAGAGGTTGTGCATGGCCGTTTGTTCGGCCGTTGTGGCTGGCGCCTGGGCTGTTGGCACATGGAAACAATTGTTTTAA
- a CDS encoding HD domain-containing protein, producing the protein MKAIADLLFEAKILKNIPRTGFAFLGAGRESVAEHSFTAAFIAFVMSRMEPEVNGQRLVSMCLLHDLPEARIGDLNYVQKKYVTADEDRAIADVVENLPFDNDIAELLAEFNSQQTREARLAHDADQLAFILDLKSISDVGGKTPEKWLPVVRKRLKTELGKNLAEAVSTRSWDAWWMETYAE; encoded by the coding sequence ATGAAAGCCATCGCGGATTTGCTGTTTGAAGCCAAAATTCTGAAAAATATTCCCAGGACCGGGTTTGCGTTTCTGGGTGCAGGCCGGGAGTCTGTTGCGGAGCACTCCTTTACCGCCGCGTTTATCGCATTTGTCATGTCCCGGATGGAGCCGGAAGTCAACGGCCAGCGCCTGGTGTCCATGTGTCTGCTCCATGATCTTCCCGAAGCCCGCATCGGTGACTTGAATTATGTGCAAAAAAAATACGTCACCGCAGACGAGGATCGGGCCATTGCCGATGTGGTGGAAAATCTGCCCTTTGACAATGACATTGCCGAACTGCTGGCCGAGTTCAACAGCCAGCAGACCCGGGAGGCCCGGCTCGCCCATGATGCGGATCAGTTGGCCTTTATTCTTGATTTGAAATCCATTTCCGATGTGGGCGGTAAAACACCGGAAAAATGGCTGCCGGTGGTAAGAAAAAGGCTGAAAACCGAACTTGGCAAAAATCTGGCCGAAGCCGTCTCCACGCGCAGCTGGGATGCATGGTGGATGGAAACCTATGCTGAGTAG